The proteins below come from a single Xyrauchen texanus isolate HMW12.3.18 chromosome 1, RBS_HiC_50CHRs, whole genome shotgun sequence genomic window:
- the LOC127619562 gene encoding tryptophan 5-hydroxylase 1-like codes for MLSNKLDGPGRGRSFDSVNKFYEEKKLNNEMNKTSLNKTDENKDKIFSSKREHAAIVFSLKNEVGGLVKALKLFQDNKVNLLHIESRKSQRRNSELEVLVDCDSDRETLKEIVQLLRKQTSIIAMDSPDTFCTTANDLSEVPWFPKKVSDLDKCASRVLMYGSDLDADHPGFKDNVYRKRRKYFADLAMSYKHGDPIPRVAFTDEEVKTWGIVFRELNKLYPTHACREYLRNLPLLTQHCGYREDNIPQLEDVSNFLRERSGFTIRPVAGYLSPRDFLAGLAYRVFHCTQYVRHSSDPLYTPEPDTCHELLGHVPLLAEPSFAQFSQELGLASLGASDDAVQKLATCYFFTVEFGLCKQEGKLRAYGAGLLSSISELKHSLSGTAKILPFEPKVTCNQECLITTFQEVYFVSESFEEAKVRMREFAKTIQRPFSLRYNPYTQSICVLKDMPSINDVVEELRHELDIVGDALCRLSTHMGV; via the exons ATGCTTTCTAACAAGCTTGATGGACCAGGTCGAGGAAGGTCTTTTGACTCTGTCAATAAGTTTTACGAAGAGAAGAAACTCAACAATGag atgaacAAAACTTCTTTGAACAAAACGGATGAGAACAAAGACAAGATATTTTCCTCCAAGAGGGAACATGCTGCAATTGTCTTCTCTCTGAAGAATGAAGTTGGAGGTCTTGTGAAGGCTTTGAAACTATTTCAG GACAACAAGGTAAACCTTTTACATATTGAGTCACGCAAGTCCCAGCGGCGCAACTCAGAGTTGGAGGTACTGGTTGATTGTGACAGTGATCGAGAAACTCTGAAAGAAATCGTTCAGCTGCTGCGCAAACAAACAAGCATTATAGCCATGGACTCACCTGATACGTTCTGCACTACTGCAAATG ATCTTTCTGAGGTGCCTTGGTTCCCCAAGAAAGTCTCAGATCTGGATAAGTGTGCCAGTCGTGTTCTGATGTACGGTTCAGATTTGGATGCTGATCATCCG GGATTCAAGGACAATGTTTACCGAAAAAGAAGGAAATATTTTGCTGATCTTGCCATGAGTTACAAACA TGGAGATCCCATACCACGTGTGGCATTTACAGATGAAGAGGTGAAGACATGGGGAATAGTGTTTCGGGAGTTGAATAAACTATACCCTACACATGCTTGTAGAGAGTACCTTCGCAACTTGCCACTGCTCACACAACACTGTGGCTACAGAGAGGACAACATACCACAGCTGGAAGATGTGTCCAACTTCCTGAGAG AACGAAGTGGCTTCACCATTCGCCCTGTTGCTGGATACCTGTCACCAAGAGATTTTCTGGCTGGACTGGCTTACAGAGTGTTTCACTGTACACAATATGTACGTCACAGCTCAGATCCTCTCTACACTCCTGAGCC GGACACCTGTCATGAGTTGCTGGGTCATGTTCCTCTGTTGGCTGAACCTAGTTTTGCACAGTTCTCTCAGGAATTAGGACTGGCTTCTCTTGGGGCATCTGATGATGCTGTACAGAAACTGGCAACA TGCTATTTCTTTACGGTGGAGTTTGGTCTGTGCAAGCAGGAGGGTAAACTCAGAGCATATGGTGCTGGGCTTCTCTCATCCATCAGTGAACTTAAG CACTCTCTCTCAGGAACTGCTAAAATCCTGCCCTTTGAGCCCAAAGTCACCTGTAACCAGGAGTGTCTTATCACCACCTTTCAAGAAGTGTACtttgtttctgagagctttgagGAAGCCAAAGTCAGAATGCG TGAGTTTGCAAAGACAATCCAGCGTCCATTCTCACTGCGTTATAACCCATACACACAGAGTATATGTGTGCTGAAGGACATGCCCAGCATCAATGATGTGGTTGAGGAGCTCAGGCACGAGCTGGACATTGTAGGAGATGCTCTCTGCCGACTAAGTACACATATGGGAGTCTAA